The nucleotide window CTCACGCAGCAAACCGGGCGCTTCGTGATTCATGTACCAAACTAAAATAGATTGTAtttcagttgcacattttttAATACTCCAGGGGGTTCCCCTATTCGTCTGTAACCATATTTGTCCCGTAAGGTCTTCATTGCAAGGTTTGAAAGGAAGTCACGTCAACAAAAACGGTCAGGATATTATATCAGCATCAATCAAGTTCTTAAATAGTCTCGACCGCATACAAGTCGTTTTGTTGGGATCTGGCATCAGTGCAATACTGTTCTGGGTGCTAGaggttatcattttttttccgGCGAGGAGGCCACTCTAGCTCGTCTCTccgcaggaaaaaaaaagtgacctCTGGCACTCAAGGTAGTGGGATACCTGAAATGTTTGCTAATCCGCAACTGATTTCGTCTTCATTGAATCCTAAACTGTATAAGCATTCCAGAAAGAGCCCAACGAGATATCACCATAGTTACCAGCAAGGAAAACAagatttttaaaaaatgaagaaaggGAGAAACGTAAACCAAGAATACACCAATCAAAGCAGCAGAGCACGCACACGTCATGGATTATTTTAAGAGACATAGAAGACTGGTAAATTCTGAAAACGGAAATCCGCTAATAATTGACTTCGGGGTTCCACTGGTAGAATCGGTGAGTGTGAAGAGCAAACGAGCTCCAGGTTTtcctcgtcttcttcttcttgcacCGAAATGCTATGTCAATACAACTGCAAAAAGGGGGCAAGTAAAAATGTTTTGCGTGAAAAAGTGCCATTTGGACATAAAAGATTCACCGTATGCGACCCTTGTGCGACCCTTgtgcaaataaataaattcccATGCGCATGCACCCCAGCAGTGAATTTCCTTATCCCAACCATTTTCAAGCACGACGGAAATAAATACGGGGCCTGGGgcacgtttctcgaaagtccggaaaacttttcgggcccgaaaagccattcgtagaACTGCGACCCGCTAGTTCTGGAAAGccggtcttttcatatgttgtaaaaggaataaaaactaaaataaatgcaaagtttcgtgcctcgagacaccTTCGCtctgaagatacaaagagaattatgtaacccgaaatgcgcccgaaaagtttcgggactttcgagaaacgggcccctgttgACAATGGCTGAAATGTCGGCAGCCTTTACCGTTCGATTGTTTACTGTGACTTTTCCCACAATGGCGCAATGTTAAATTATTTTGCacaacttttttgtttgcaaaagTCGACAAGAGTTTGTTAACAGTGCTACGTGATACTAAGGACCAGCCTCGTGTCTTCACTTTAATTTACAAATTAAGTGAAAACTAATACCGTGTTGCTTGAGTTGCTTATATGGTTAAGTATATTATCATACAATAGCGAAATATAATCCCTTTCTACAACAACTTCCCCTCTGAGACAATTTTAATAACCTCTTCATCATTTGACATTGTTTTGTCATGGAACATTGGGATCACTCACGGTTTCTGGTAAACCACCCTATATAGCCTCGTTAAAAATCGTCTCGATGACATAGGTAGGTACTGAATCTGCCACGAGGACGTGACTCGTTTATACACGTTCCTCGTTCCAAAAAAACGAGACTCGTCGAAAAACGAGACTGGTAGAATGATCGATAAACGAGACTCGTTTAAAAAGGCTCGTTTGGGAAGACTCGTTTGGGAAACGAGACTCGTCAAAAAACGAGACTGGTAGAATGTTCGATAAACGAGACTCGTTTGGGAAACAAAGCTCTCTAGAAAAACGAGTATCGTTCGGCAATAAACGAGACTCGTTCGGAAAACGTGACTCGTTCGCGAAACCAGACTCGTTCGTGAAACCAGACTCGTTTGTGGGGGGAGGCTATTATTTATACATTTTTTATGTATTTGGTTGGTGTCAATGTAGGGGCAATGAATTCTTATTTCATTTGGAGTGGAACTGTTTATTTCAAATACTCTTATTTTTACAGTAACTTTGTGAAAAGGCCAAATGTTGTTAATTatttgctcaacctcgctcaataactGTTAATTGTTCTGTactacagaaatattgggaatGGTCGAGCAATTTCCATTAATTCTTAATCCAGCCCTCCTTAGTGTGATGAATAAATTTGTGACCACCATCTTCTATGCTGATTCAGCATTCGTAGTAGGGGACAGGGCGTAATTCGGCGTAATTCGGCAATTATTCTGTTCAAATTTTTAGCTTCTaaagaaagaattttgtaaCGAGAATGTTGAGCAGGAAAATAACAAGTTCTCTTTACGGTCGGCAACTAATGGTCTGATAGTTGAAGATCCTACTTGTCGGTTTAAAATCACATTGGGTGACCGATCATTCAAAGTATCTGCCCCAAGAACTTGGAATGGACTGCCAAAAGAGATAAGAGACCAGACTAATATAACCATGTTCAAGACAATGCTAAAAACGCATTTATTCAGAAGGGCGTATTCCACTTTTCTCTAATTAGTCTTATGGAATTATAATGTAAATAGGTTTAAGTTAGTTAGCTAGTTTTTAGATATTTGTATTTAATcatatataatttattatactATAGGTGATATTGTAttttgtaaagcgcttttgatCGTATGTGCATCTAAAAGGCGCTATAGaagtattaaatattattaatattattattaacaatacTAACGAAAAAAACCTGTACCGCCCgctccaagcgcgggaaaatgcttGGCTACCAGATGGTTGAAGCCAATCACTTGGCGCAGTTTACTATGCGAAACGAATGTGATTGGTAGAAACCTTTGACACATTTTCTCGGTTATATACATCATGTGATGCAATTGcaagaataaaaatttaattttgaaacaagGGTTACTTTTCCTTTACCAACAGGTCACTGAAAGAGCGCTCTACTTCTGGAACAACGAATACATTATGAGTCTGATCGAGGAAAATTCCAATGTTATCCTACCCATCATGTTTTCCTGTTTATATAGGATATCCAAAGACCACTGGAACCAGTAAGATATTTAAAGCACTTTcctttgtcgttttttttttaaattaaatcaaCGCCATTTGCCAGATatgcgttaaaaattcgaatgcaatttgttttttttttttttgcatagattgGGACTATTCTCGCTTTCGTTGTGATCTTATTGAATTAATGGAAAAGCGTGGGCTATTGTGTAGCAGATTGCAGGCGAATATGTGATTCAGACAATATTGCGCCTTACGTTATTATCAGAAAAATACATCCAACTGAAACCAATTAGAACTATCCGactagaaactgaaacaaattttttttttatgaattttttttaaacaaattttttttaaacaaatttttttttttaacaaatttttttaaacaatttttttttaaacaattttttttaaattaatttttttaattaatttttttaaatagagactagtgagcagcacacagcaacTAATCTTGtgaagatcagttgctgtgtgctgctcactagtctctatttaaagaaaacaaatttaaaaaaatttacataaattataaatacacGAAAAAGATTATAAATTTTAGTTCAATATTCCCCTCCACATCAACCCAGCGGTTTACTTGAGAAAGGTTACACCCCCACATCTTTCCCTCTTTCATTCTTGTGGGTGGAAGCTTTTTTATAGTTTCGTCTTCATTTCCTGGAGAGATCACCATCCTATGAAAATAAAAAGGACACGGTTTTGAAATGAATTAGTCTTCTATTTGCTATATCGCTTATAAACCTATTTGTTTCGTATTTTGTAAGTtgattttcattgctcattATTGGTATAAGCttatttttagaacaaaaaCCCCCTCGccaattttcattcatttacaAAACTCCAAACTACTTTCTGTTTGGTCCAAGAGGTCTATCAGGTACTGTCCAATTGCATGAGCAAAAATTCCAACGCCAATGCTTCGCACCCTCCTCTCACCTTATCTCTACTGAAACTGGAAATGCGGCAGAAACCAGCTGTAGAAACAAATCCAAGTTTGCTGTGAAGACTGCCCTCCAAGTGCATCCGTTGGATTTCATATCGCCACTCGTGAGTGGTCGCTCTTCTGTCAAAGTGGCAAGAGAAGCAGGGAGGTCGTGAATCACCCAGGAGAATGCCACAACCATCTCTTCCTTTTCTTCCACTTGTTCCACCACCGTTTCCTGTAGGCGAATTTACAGTACATTTCAGTGTCTCGTCTCCGctcctttttttgtttccattgcTTTAAACATTACGGACACTCGCTTAACACGGACACCCCGATGATGCAGACAAGTTCCTTTGTCCCCACCAAAAGTTCATATTAACCCGCTTATTACGGAAACCCGTTAATACGTACAACGCATGCATACCTTTCCGTGTCCCGATTGAGTAACTCTTATACATCGTCAATCAAGCTTTACGGACAGTAATAGTGACATTAATTTTAGTCCGAGAATACTGAGCGAGTAGATGGACGTACGGTTTCCATAGTTTCAACGTGTTGCAGTTACAATTAGGTATGGAATTTTCCAAGAGTATGATAAATGATTATTAGGTTTCCATAGTCTAATATTGTCTCAGCCAAAGTATAATTTAcactttttttcctgttaaaatgTCGGCCCTATTCCTTTTTATTTGAAAGCCCGCTGGATACCCCTATAAAACGGACACTTTGGCATGTCACTGTTTTTTAATCGATATCAGTTTTAATACTTACCTTTCTTTGTATTAGGCCCAATAACCGCTGTATCTCACCATGCTGTAAGTCATGGTGAGATCTGGCAGCATCAAACACGTGGGCACCCATGTCCCTCCTGTGCTTAATTTGTTTGCAGCCTCTCACTTTGCATCGTAAGGCTTTCATCGGGCAATTGTGTTGATGCAAACACACATGAGCTCTGAAAAACATAATTAACGGTCAATAATTACTCTGGGTTACAAGAAATTTAAGATATCCTCACCATTTGATTTAACCACGCAGAGCTTCGCAGCCCCTATTACCAGAAAGTATGACAGTGTTTCACTTTCGCTTTAGCCGGTTCACTACCTGACAGTGTGCTGTATGCCGCTGTATTATTGTGCTATTGTCGTTGTACTTAATACCGGAGAAATCCCTCACAGAATTATTAATGGTGTTTCTTTCTTAGTGTTGAGTCACAAATTCTATTAGCTCCGACATTGTAATCAATGTGCAAGGATTTGTGTTAGAGATTCATGTCATTTTCGCTAGGAAATTTTGAATGGTATCCTTGGAATATTATTGAACggcagtttctttaaaaagacCACTGTGTCAAGATGTGCAGGTCGTGCCAAAGTTCACTTGAAGTTTTACCATGGTCATTTGGTTAACTGTAAGGTCTTACCTAGGCAATTTCGTGCCACATCCCAGCGGGCAGTCTATTTTGGAATAGAAGCACTTCCTCGTTTGGTGTTCGGCCAAACGACTTTTCGCTATTTCATTCCTGCAGCCAGGGCAATCTACTAAAGCTTTCTCGCAGCTATTGCTGTGCGCGTCCATGTCCTCGCGCAAGGAAGAGTGGTGGCATCCTGCATTAGGACATTTTACGACAGCCTTGGGACAGCCCTTGCCATGGTCCCTTGCATGTTCCAGAGTGCCTTTCCAAACGCAGCCAGAATTGCCACAATGCATAGCCAAATTTCTTGTAAGTGCACTAAGACTGACGTTCAGGTGCAACAGATCACGGTGAAAGGTTTTGCGGCAAACTGGGCACGGAGCTGTGTTTGATCTGGCGTTATCGGCGAGAGAGACGATAGAGTGCAAGCACTTCATGCACCCAGAATGGCCACAAGCCAGGCTGACTGGTTTTATCATCACTTTAAAGCTACAATTAATACAAAGTCAACGATTATCAGAATCAGCTTATTTCAGGTTCAGTTTGTgattaatgttaatttcatttctgataCA belongs to Acropora muricata isolate sample 2 chromosome 9, ASM3666990v1, whole genome shotgun sequence and includes:
- the LOC136929325 gene encoding RING finger protein 151-like, with the translated sequence MAQETNGDNIYNCIFSESIKDGYECAVCFKVMIKPVSLACGHSGCMKCLHSIVSLADNARSNTAPCPVCRKTFHRDLLHLNVSLSALTRNLAMHCGNSGCVWKGTLEHARDHGKGCPKAVVKCPNAGCHHSSLREDMDAHSNSCEKALVDCPGCRNEIAKSRLAEHQTRKCFYSKIDCPLGCGTKLPRAHVCLHQHNCPMKALRCKVRGCKQIKHRRDMGAHVFDAARSHHDLQHGEIQRLLGLIQRKETVVEQVEEKEEMVVAFSWVIHDLPASLATLTEERPLTSGDMKSNGCTWRAVFTANLDLFLQLVSAAFPVSVEIRMVISPGNEDETIKKLPPTRMKEGKMWGCNLSQVNRWVDVEGNIELKFIIFFVYL